A stretch of the uncultured Desulfobacter sp. genome encodes the following:
- a CDS encoding tetratricopeptide repeat protein, translating into MRELIPTYLKVLSSAWTVVFCMFIPATTVMAAHPVVKAIHVRNNPFSVTVNLTGKAPVKVVRVGEREVLVAIKNASLIKGLVIDGQDNPNLESLHVETLDGNVVALMVTGKHASQESIKPSFDAANNQLTVVLNKIETLAPPAPQEPTKHETETVKPPPAPATPAVPKPEKQVPIASTTSPGAKHPLADAATDKPVVQGSEPQPEPTTKDEAPTPVKEKVSSLPKTKEKSKEAPIYIPPERQASRFKGDISDMYRGEDPLQGCQANAVGNAMLLVKKQLYKEAGAILEQYLFEENPFCREQVYYLRAYVNFMGVENDDPAGLLNAERLFQDAMVTFPKSSYLPFAYAAMGLIHTRLHNSATAEGYFDIITKDFPDYSGMPEVEYHLAEIYNDRGYNDKALNLYKKVFESKLSNGYISSAGLGYGKALFRNLRYYDALSVLNYVIQNDVKKVYESSDLLRYTADANFELGLSKGARDNYIRLLNIYPDIEDPDMALSKAGDAYGMENQEEKAIKLYELVREKYPDSPGYINASIGIARYLKTDAEKIAIYEMVKTRFPENTYARIAMMRLAEIYQKNGEYDKCIKEIEDLLSTHPRGLRYEAVKLMQKAYEALFKEQLKADEYTSVLMRYEKEQFKLNKMGGRRLPFHVGMAYLQANLYEEAFNQLISAYKLYKRSQRPALLLFGLGKAMDESGRDDDALKLLYAFTKRFPKHKNRVEALTRIGQIYLEKGRFSKADEALVSAYKAGGDALEKGRILMLRAGVYQKKPDLKTTSQLQARAVKAFAASPGENYEILASAYKTLGSTYLEMKSYGQAADAFAKALDFSEGDRAKANIGFLLGDAYQKGNALDKAKETFEQVAQSYDSVWARLARQRLSTMGLAEKMINS; encoded by the coding sequence ATGAGAGAATTAATCCCCACATACCTCAAGGTTTTATCATCGGCTTGGACCGTAGTTTTCTGCATGTTCATTCCAGCAACAACGGTCATGGCTGCACATCCGGTTGTCAAAGCCATCCACGTCAGAAACAACCCCTTTTCAGTGACGGTTAATCTGACTGGGAAAGCCCCTGTAAAAGTTGTCCGTGTCGGAGAGCGGGAAGTCCTTGTGGCAATTAAAAATGCAAGTCTGATAAAAGGGCTTGTAATTGATGGACAGGATAATCCCAACCTTGAATCTCTCCATGTGGAAACGCTTGACGGTAACGTGGTCGCCCTGATGGTGACAGGTAAGCATGCCAGTCAAGAATCAATTAAGCCCTCTTTTGATGCCGCCAATAACCAACTAACCGTAGTTTTAAATAAAATCGAAACGCTTGCGCCGCCGGCACCCCAAGAGCCCACTAAACATGAAACCGAAACCGTAAAGCCTCCCCCGGCACCGGCAACGCCTGCTGTTCCCAAACCTGAAAAACAGGTGCCGATCGCTTCGACCACGAGCCCTGGGGCAAAACACCCCCTTGCCGACGCCGCCACTGATAAACCGGTAGTACAAGGATCTGAGCCCCAGCCCGAACCGACAACGAAAGATGAGGCCCCGACGCCTGTCAAAGAAAAGGTTTCCAGCCTGCCTAAAACGAAAGAGAAATCAAAGGAAGCCCCGATTTATATACCACCGGAGCGTCAGGCCAGTCGTTTTAAAGGCGACATCAGCGATATGTACCGGGGCGAGGATCCGTTGCAAGGGTGCCAGGCCAACGCGGTTGGAAATGCGATGCTTCTGGTAAAAAAACAGTTGTACAAAGAAGCCGGCGCCATTCTGGAGCAGTATCTGTTTGAAGAAAACCCCTTTTGCCGGGAACAGGTCTACTATTTAAGGGCCTATGTCAACTTTATGGGAGTTGAAAACGATGACCCGGCAGGACTTTTGAATGCAGAACGGTTGTTTCAGGACGCCATGGTCACCTTCCCAAAGTCAAGCTATCTTCCCTTTGCCTATGCCGCCATGGGATTGATTCATACCCGTTTGCACAACAGCGCAACTGCTGAAGGCTATTTCGATATTATCACCAAGGACTTTCCGGACTATTCCGGCATGCCTGAGGTCGAGTACCATCTTGCTGAAATCTATAATGACAGAGGGTATAATGACAAAGCCTTGAATCTGTACAAAAAGGTGTTTGAATCAAAACTCAGCAACGGCTATATTTCGTCGGCAGGGCTGGGTTATGGTAAAGCGCTGTTTAGAAACCTGCGGTATTATGACGCATTGAGTGTTTTGAATTATGTCATACAAAATGATGTAAAAAAGGTGTATGAATCTTCCGACCTGCTTAGATACACAGCAGATGCCAACTTTGAATTGGGCCTAAGTAAAGGAGCCCGGGACAATTATATCCGGCTGCTGAATATTTATCCCGATATCGAAGATCCTGACATGGCCTTAAGCAAAGCCGGTGATGCATACGGCATGGAGAATCAGGAAGAAAAGGCGATCAAATTATACGAACTGGTCCGGGAAAAATATCCGGACTCTCCGGGATATATCAATGCCTCCATTGGAATTGCCAGATACCTCAAAACGGATGCGGAAAAGATTGCAATTTACGAAATGGTCAAGACCCGGTTTCCAGAAAACACCTATGCTCGGATTGCCATGATGCGTCTGGCTGAAATTTATCAGAAAAATGGAGAGTATGATAAGTGCATCAAAGAAATTGAGGATCTGTTGTCCACCCATCCCAGGGGCTTGCGCTACGAAGCGGTTAAGCTCATGCAAAAAGCCTACGAAGCATTGTTCAAAGAACAGTTAAAAGCCGACGAATATACCTCTGTACTGATGAGGTATGAAAAAGAACAATTCAAGCTAAACAAAATGGGAGGGCGGCGGCTTCCCTTTCATGTGGGCATGGCATATTTACAGGCCAACCTGTATGAAGAGGCCTTTAATCAGTTGATCTCTGCTTATAAACTTTATAAAAGGTCACAGCGGCCGGCGTTACTGCTGTTTGGACTGGGAAAGGCCATGGATGAGTCCGGCAGGGATGACGATGCGTTAAAACTACTATATGCCTTTACAAAGAGATTTCCAAAGCATAAAAACCGGGTGGAAGCCCTGACCCGTATCGGGCAGATTTATCTGGAAAAAGGGCGTTTTTCAAAGGCAGATGAAGCCTTGGTCTCGGCGTATAAGGCGGGGGGAGACGCGCTGGAAAAGGGGCGAATACTCATGCTTCGCGCAGGCGTTTACCAAAAAAAACCAGACTTAAAAACCACGTCCCAACTCCAGGCCCGTGCGGTAAAAGCGTTCGCCGCGTCTCCCGGCGAAAATTACGAGATACTGGCAAGCGCCTACAAAACGTTGGGGTCAACCTACCTGGAAATGAAATCCTATGGCCAGGCCGCCGATGCCTTTGCCAAAGCCCTTGATTTTTCAGAAGGAGACCGGGCCAAGGCCAATATTGGTTTTCTGCTGGGAGATGCCTACCAGAAAGGCAATGCACTGGATAAGGCGAAAGAAACCTTTGAGCAGGTCGCGCAGTCTTACGATTCGGTCTGGGCCAGGCTTGCACGCCAGCGGTTAAGTACAATGGGACTGGCCGAAAAAATGATAAATTCATAA